Proteins from a genomic interval of Callospermophilus lateralis isolate mCalLat2 chromosome 1, mCalLat2.hap1, whole genome shotgun sequence:
- the Crygn gene encoding gamma-crystallin N translates to MAQRSGKVTLYEGKHFTGRKLEVFGDCDNFQDRGFMNRVNSIRVESGAWVCFDHPDFRGQQFILEHGDYPDFFRWNGHNDHMGSCRPVGMHGEHFRLEIFEGCNFTGQCLEFLEDCPFLQSQGWTRSCVNAVKVYGDGAWVLYEEPNYRGRMYVVERGDFRSFSDWEAHSARVQSLRRVVNFF, encoded by the exons ATGGCGCAGCGCTCCGGGAAG GTCACTCTCTACGAGGGCAAGCACTTCACAGGCCGGAAGCTGGAGGTCTTCGGGGACTGTGACAACTTCCAGGACCGAGGCTTTATGAACAGAGTAAACTCCATCCGGGTAGAGAGTGGCGCCTGGGTCTGCTTTGATCACCCCGATTTCCGGGGCCAGCAGTTCATCCTGGAGCATGGTGACTACCCTGACTTCTTCCGCTGGAACGGCCACAATGACCACATGGGCTCCTGCCGGCCTGTAGGGATG CATGGGGAGCACTTCCGGCTAGAGATCTTCGAGGGCTGCAACTTCACGGGCCAGTGCCTGGAGTTCCTGGAGGACTGCCCCTTCCTGCAGAGCCAGGGCTGGACCAGAAGCTGCGTCAACGCTGTCAAGGTCTACGGGGATGGAGC ATGGGTCCTCTATGAGGAGCCCAACTACCGTGGCCGAATGTACGTGGTGGAGAGGGGCGACTTCCGCAGCTTCTCCGACTGGGAGGCCCACAGTGCCCGTGTGCAGTCGCTCCGCAGGGTGGTCAACTTCTTCTAG